A single genomic interval of Spinacia oleracea cultivar Varoflay chromosome 6, BTI_SOV_V1, whole genome shotgun sequence harbors:
- the LOC110796243 gene encoding cleavage stimulating factor 64 isoform X2, which yields MASTQQHRCVFVGNIPYDATEEQLIQICEEVGPVVSFRFRETQFLRHQSQTKRIFDISLPLVIDRDTGKPKGYGFCEYKDEETALSARRNLQGYEINGRQLRVDFAENDKGADRNREQGRGGPGLATNVDAQKQVGSPATLGDATFYQPIGLPIAMTASSVMAGALGGSQTGQVNQNGLQNQSLIGNDPLTHHLANMSRSQLNQVISEMKMLSMQNKDLARQLLLVSPQLPKALFQAQIILGMVTPQMMPNLRQQTPNAAVPTPQPPMQHTIQGHRPPVQTLPGLPSFTPLSSVSQNPLAHNQFSAPLPLHPQQRPQLPNLNQMVPPSQNTVPAHSGPSTRISTRPQSLSGLPPVSSSSFRPVQAPPLQHPGHAGMKTTQNVNIQPTFQSRSIPSDPGYKVASSVPPASVEAIKKDTPVRAKTFRDTTLASRTNTLTNLPSVASLSDYKDSQDQMVRPSKVMKLNNERGTPFSSAGLATPSATAVASSSGAAGQSSSLEVQNMEKQAPQFPPDVDPALLQQVLNLTPEQLSSLPPEQQLQVIQLQQMLR from the exons ATGGCCTCTACTCAGCAACACCGTTGCGTCTTCG TTGGGAATATACCTTATGATGCAACTGAAGAACAGCTGATTCAAATTTGTGAAGAGGTCGGCCCCGTTGTTTCTTTCAG GTTTAGAGAAACACAATTCTTGAGACATCAAAGTCAAACTAAGAGGATCTTTGACATCTCCCTCCC ATTGGTTATAGATCGTGACACTGGGAAGCCAAAAGGTTATGGATTTTGTGAGTATAAAGATGAAGAAACAGCACTCAGTGCTCGCCGTAATCTTCAGGGTTATGAGATTAATGGTCGGCAGTTGAGAGTAGATTTTGCTGAAAATGACAAAGGCGCTGATAGAAATCGTGAACAG GGTAGGGGTGGACCAGGACTGGCTACAAATGTGG ATGCTCAGAAGCAGGTAGGAAGCCCAGCTACCCTTGGAGATGCAACATTTTATCAGCCAATTGGCCTCCCAATAGCTATGACTGCTTCTTCTGTCATGGCAGGAGCTCTTGGTGGTTCTCAGACTGGTCAGGTAAATCAAAATGGTTTGCAGAATCAGTCACTTATTGGCAATGACCCTTTAACCCATCATCTAGCCAACATGTCCAGGAGTCAACTGAATCAAGTTATAAGTGAAATGAAG ATGCTTTCTATGCAAAACAAGGACCTTGCACGTCAACTTTTGCTTGTGAGCCCACAGCTTCCAAAAGCTCTTTTTCAG GCACAAATAATATTGGGGATGGTGACACCACAAATG ATGCCAAATCTAAGGCAACAGACCCCAAATGCAGCTGTTCCAACACCACAGCCTCCAATGCAACATACCATCCAGGGACACCGTCCACCTGTTCAGACTCTTCCCGGGTTGCCCTCTTTCACTCCGTTATCCTCTGTGTCCCAGAATCCTTTGGCACACAACCAGTTCTCAGCACCCTTGCCACTTCATCCACAACAGCGACCTCAGTTACCAAATCTTAACCAGATGGTCCCACCATCACAAAATACAGTTCCTGCACATTCTGGGCCCTCAACACGAATCTCTACACGTCCACAATCTCTAAGTGGACTGCCACCTGTATCTTCCTCTTCATTTAGGCCTGTTCAAGCTCCACCATTGCAACATCCAGGACATGCTGGTATGAAAACCACTCAAAATGTAAACATTCAGCCTACCTTTCAAAGCCGTTCAATACCATCAGATCCCGGATATAAG GTTGCCTCTTCAGTACCCCCGGCTTCGGTGGAGGCTATTAAAAAGGACACTCCCGTACGTGCAAAAACATTCAGGGATACAACTTTGGCAAGTCGGACAAACACCTTGACGAACTTGCCTTCAGTAGCTTCGCTATCTGATTATAAAGATTCTCAAGATCAGATGGTTCGTCCTTCAAAAGTTATGAAGTTGAATAATGAAAGAGGTACTCCTTTCTCATCTGCTGGATTAGCTACACCAAGCGCCACTGCCGTTGCAAGTAGCTCTGGTGCAGCTGGTCAAAGCTCTAGCCTAGAAGTGCAGAATATGGAGAAACAAGCCCCACAG
- the LOC110796243 gene encoding cleavage stimulating factor 64 isoform X4: MASTQQHRCVFVGNIPYDATEEQLIQICEEVGPVVSFRFRETQFLRHQSQTKRIFDISLPLVIDRDTGKPKGYGFCEYKDEETALSARRNLQGYEINGRQLRVDFAENDKGADRNREQGRGGPGLATNVDAQKQVGSPATLGDATFYQPIGLPIAMTASSVMAGALGGSQTGQVNQNGLQNQSLIGNDPLTHHLANMSRSQLNQVISEMKAQIILGMVTPQMLQMPNLRQQTPNAAVPTPQPPMQHTIQGHRPPVQTLPGLPSFTPLSSVSQNPLAHNQFSAPLPLHPQQRPQLPNLNQMVPPSQNTVPAHSGPSTRISTRPQSLSGLPPVSSSSFRPVQAPPLQHPGHAGMKTTQNVNIQPTFQSRSIPSDPGYKVASSVPPASVEAIKKDTPVRAKTFRDTTLASRTNTLTNLPSVASLSDYKDSQDQMVRPSKVMKLNNERGTPFSSAGLATPSATAVASSSGAAGQSSSLEVQNMEKQAPQFPPDVDPALLQQVLNLTPEQLSSLPPEQQLQVIQLQQMLR; this comes from the exons ATGGCCTCTACTCAGCAACACCGTTGCGTCTTCG TTGGGAATATACCTTATGATGCAACTGAAGAACAGCTGATTCAAATTTGTGAAGAGGTCGGCCCCGTTGTTTCTTTCAG GTTTAGAGAAACACAATTCTTGAGACATCAAAGTCAAACTAAGAGGATCTTTGACATCTCCCTCCC ATTGGTTATAGATCGTGACACTGGGAAGCCAAAAGGTTATGGATTTTGTGAGTATAAAGATGAAGAAACAGCACTCAGTGCTCGCCGTAATCTTCAGGGTTATGAGATTAATGGTCGGCAGTTGAGAGTAGATTTTGCTGAAAATGACAAAGGCGCTGATAGAAATCGTGAACAG GGTAGGGGTGGACCAGGACTGGCTACAAATGTGG ATGCTCAGAAGCAGGTAGGAAGCCCAGCTACCCTTGGAGATGCAACATTTTATCAGCCAATTGGCCTCCCAATAGCTATGACTGCTTCTTCTGTCATGGCAGGAGCTCTTGGTGGTTCTCAGACTGGTCAGGTAAATCAAAATGGTTTGCAGAATCAGTCACTTATTGGCAATGACCCTTTAACCCATCATCTAGCCAACATGTCCAGGAGTCAACTGAATCAAGTTATAAGTGAAATGAAG GCACAAATAATATTGGGGATGGTGACACCACAAATG TTGCAGATGCCAAATCTAAGGCAACAGACCCCAAATGCAGCTGTTCCAACACCACAGCCTCCAATGCAACATACCATCCAGGGACACCGTCCACCTGTTCAGACTCTTCCCGGGTTGCCCTCTTTCACTCCGTTATCCTCTGTGTCCCAGAATCCTTTGGCACACAACCAGTTCTCAGCACCCTTGCCACTTCATCCACAACAGCGACCTCAGTTACCAAATCTTAACCAGATGGTCCCACCATCACAAAATACAGTTCCTGCACATTCTGGGCCCTCAACACGAATCTCTACACGTCCACAATCTCTAAGTGGACTGCCACCTGTATCTTCCTCTTCATTTAGGCCTGTTCAAGCTCCACCATTGCAACATCCAGGACATGCTGGTATGAAAACCACTCAAAATGTAAACATTCAGCCTACCTTTCAAAGCCGTTCAATACCATCAGATCCCGGATATAAG GTTGCCTCTTCAGTACCCCCGGCTTCGGTGGAGGCTATTAAAAAGGACACTCCCGTACGTGCAAAAACATTCAGGGATACAACTTTGGCAAGTCGGACAAACACCTTGACGAACTTGCCTTCAGTAGCTTCGCTATCTGATTATAAAGATTCTCAAGATCAGATGGTTCGTCCTTCAAAAGTTATGAAGTTGAATAATGAAAGAGGTACTCCTTTCTCATCTGCTGGATTAGCTACACCAAGCGCCACTGCCGTTGCAAGTAGCTCTGGTGCAGCTGGTCAAAGCTCTAGCCTAGAAGTGCAGAATATGGAGAAACAAGCCCCACAG
- the LOC110796243 gene encoding cleavage stimulating factor 64 isoform X5 — protein sequence MASTQQHRCVFVGNIPYDATEEQLIQICEEVGPVVSFRFRETQFLRHQSQTKRIFDISLPLVIDRDTGKPKGYGFCEYKDEETALSARRNLQGYEINGRQLRVDFAENDKGADRNREQGRGGPGLATNVDAQKQVGSPATLGDATFYQPIGLPIAMTASSVMAGALGGSQTGQVNQNGLQNQSLIGNDPLTHHLANMSRSQLNQVISEMKAQIILGMVTPQMMPNLRQQTPNAAVPTPQPPMQHTIQGHRPPVQTLPGLPSFTPLSSVSQNPLAHNQFSAPLPLHPQQRPQLPNLNQMVPPSQNTVPAHSGPSTRISTRPQSLSGLPPVSSSSFRPVQAPPLQHPGHAGMKTTQNVNIQPTFQSRSIPSDPGYKVASSVPPASVEAIKKDTPVRAKTFRDTTLASRTNTLTNLPSVASLSDYKDSQDQMVRPSKVMKLNNERGTPFSSAGLATPSATAVASSSGAAGQSSSLEVQNMEKQAPQFPPDVDPALLQQVLNLTPEQLSSLPPEQQLQVIQLQQMLR from the exons ATGGCCTCTACTCAGCAACACCGTTGCGTCTTCG TTGGGAATATACCTTATGATGCAACTGAAGAACAGCTGATTCAAATTTGTGAAGAGGTCGGCCCCGTTGTTTCTTTCAG GTTTAGAGAAACACAATTCTTGAGACATCAAAGTCAAACTAAGAGGATCTTTGACATCTCCCTCCC ATTGGTTATAGATCGTGACACTGGGAAGCCAAAAGGTTATGGATTTTGTGAGTATAAAGATGAAGAAACAGCACTCAGTGCTCGCCGTAATCTTCAGGGTTATGAGATTAATGGTCGGCAGTTGAGAGTAGATTTTGCTGAAAATGACAAAGGCGCTGATAGAAATCGTGAACAG GGTAGGGGTGGACCAGGACTGGCTACAAATGTGG ATGCTCAGAAGCAGGTAGGAAGCCCAGCTACCCTTGGAGATGCAACATTTTATCAGCCAATTGGCCTCCCAATAGCTATGACTGCTTCTTCTGTCATGGCAGGAGCTCTTGGTGGTTCTCAGACTGGTCAGGTAAATCAAAATGGTTTGCAGAATCAGTCACTTATTGGCAATGACCCTTTAACCCATCATCTAGCCAACATGTCCAGGAGTCAACTGAATCAAGTTATAAGTGAAATGAAG GCACAAATAATATTGGGGATGGTGACACCACAAATG ATGCCAAATCTAAGGCAACAGACCCCAAATGCAGCTGTTCCAACACCACAGCCTCCAATGCAACATACCATCCAGGGACACCGTCCACCTGTTCAGACTCTTCCCGGGTTGCCCTCTTTCACTCCGTTATCCTCTGTGTCCCAGAATCCTTTGGCACACAACCAGTTCTCAGCACCCTTGCCACTTCATCCACAACAGCGACCTCAGTTACCAAATCTTAACCAGATGGTCCCACCATCACAAAATACAGTTCCTGCACATTCTGGGCCCTCAACACGAATCTCTACACGTCCACAATCTCTAAGTGGACTGCCACCTGTATCTTCCTCTTCATTTAGGCCTGTTCAAGCTCCACCATTGCAACATCCAGGACATGCTGGTATGAAAACCACTCAAAATGTAAACATTCAGCCTACCTTTCAAAGCCGTTCAATACCATCAGATCCCGGATATAAG GTTGCCTCTTCAGTACCCCCGGCTTCGGTGGAGGCTATTAAAAAGGACACTCCCGTACGTGCAAAAACATTCAGGGATACAACTTTGGCAAGTCGGACAAACACCTTGACGAACTTGCCTTCAGTAGCTTCGCTATCTGATTATAAAGATTCTCAAGATCAGATGGTTCGTCCTTCAAAAGTTATGAAGTTGAATAATGAAAGAGGTACTCCTTTCTCATCTGCTGGATTAGCTACACCAAGCGCCACTGCCGTTGCAAGTAGCTCTGGTGCAGCTGGTCAAAGCTCTAGCCTAGAAGTGCAGAATATGGAGAAACAAGCCCCACAG
- the LOC110796243 gene encoding cleavage stimulating factor 64 isoform X1: MASTQQHRCVFVGNIPYDATEEQLIQICEEVGPVVSFRFRETQFLRHQSQTKRIFDISLPLVIDRDTGKPKGYGFCEYKDEETALSARRNLQGYEINGRQLRVDFAENDKGADRNREQGRGGPGLATNVDAQKQVGSPATLGDATFYQPIGLPIAMTASSVMAGALGGSQTGQVNQNGLQNQSLIGNDPLTHHLANMSRSQLNQVISEMKMLSMQNKDLARQLLLVSPQLPKALFQAQIILGMVTPQMLQMPNLRQQTPNAAVPTPQPPMQHTIQGHRPPVQTLPGLPSFTPLSSVSQNPLAHNQFSAPLPLHPQQRPQLPNLNQMVPPSQNTVPAHSGPSTRISTRPQSLSGLPPVSSSSFRPVQAPPLQHPGHAGMKTTQNVNIQPTFQSRSIPSDPGYKVASSVPPASVEAIKKDTPVRAKTFRDTTLASRTNTLTNLPSVASLSDYKDSQDQMVRPSKVMKLNNERGTPFSSAGLATPSATAVASSSGAAGQSSSLEVQNMEKQAPQFPPDVDPALLQQVLNLTPEQLSSLPPEQQLQVIQLQQMLR, from the exons ATGGCCTCTACTCAGCAACACCGTTGCGTCTTCG TTGGGAATATACCTTATGATGCAACTGAAGAACAGCTGATTCAAATTTGTGAAGAGGTCGGCCCCGTTGTTTCTTTCAG GTTTAGAGAAACACAATTCTTGAGACATCAAAGTCAAACTAAGAGGATCTTTGACATCTCCCTCCC ATTGGTTATAGATCGTGACACTGGGAAGCCAAAAGGTTATGGATTTTGTGAGTATAAAGATGAAGAAACAGCACTCAGTGCTCGCCGTAATCTTCAGGGTTATGAGATTAATGGTCGGCAGTTGAGAGTAGATTTTGCTGAAAATGACAAAGGCGCTGATAGAAATCGTGAACAG GGTAGGGGTGGACCAGGACTGGCTACAAATGTGG ATGCTCAGAAGCAGGTAGGAAGCCCAGCTACCCTTGGAGATGCAACATTTTATCAGCCAATTGGCCTCCCAATAGCTATGACTGCTTCTTCTGTCATGGCAGGAGCTCTTGGTGGTTCTCAGACTGGTCAGGTAAATCAAAATGGTTTGCAGAATCAGTCACTTATTGGCAATGACCCTTTAACCCATCATCTAGCCAACATGTCCAGGAGTCAACTGAATCAAGTTATAAGTGAAATGAAG ATGCTTTCTATGCAAAACAAGGACCTTGCACGTCAACTTTTGCTTGTGAGCCCACAGCTTCCAAAAGCTCTTTTTCAG GCACAAATAATATTGGGGATGGTGACACCACAAATG TTGCAGATGCCAAATCTAAGGCAACAGACCCCAAATGCAGCTGTTCCAACACCACAGCCTCCAATGCAACATACCATCCAGGGACACCGTCCACCTGTTCAGACTCTTCCCGGGTTGCCCTCTTTCACTCCGTTATCCTCTGTGTCCCAGAATCCTTTGGCACACAACCAGTTCTCAGCACCCTTGCCACTTCATCCACAACAGCGACCTCAGTTACCAAATCTTAACCAGATGGTCCCACCATCACAAAATACAGTTCCTGCACATTCTGGGCCCTCAACACGAATCTCTACACGTCCACAATCTCTAAGTGGACTGCCACCTGTATCTTCCTCTTCATTTAGGCCTGTTCAAGCTCCACCATTGCAACATCCAGGACATGCTGGTATGAAAACCACTCAAAATGTAAACATTCAGCCTACCTTTCAAAGCCGTTCAATACCATCAGATCCCGGATATAAG GTTGCCTCTTCAGTACCCCCGGCTTCGGTGGAGGCTATTAAAAAGGACACTCCCGTACGTGCAAAAACATTCAGGGATACAACTTTGGCAAGTCGGACAAACACCTTGACGAACTTGCCTTCAGTAGCTTCGCTATCTGATTATAAAGATTCTCAAGATCAGATGGTTCGTCCTTCAAAAGTTATGAAGTTGAATAATGAAAGAGGTACTCCTTTCTCATCTGCTGGATTAGCTACACCAAGCGCCACTGCCGTTGCAAGTAGCTCTGGTGCAGCTGGTCAAAGCTCTAGCCTAGAAGTGCAGAATATGGAGAAACAAGCCCCACAG
- the LOC110796243 gene encoding cleavage stimulating factor 64 isoform X3, translating to MASTQQHRCVFVGNIPYDATEEQLIQICEEVGPVVSFRLVIDRDTGKPKGYGFCEYKDEETALSARRNLQGYEINGRQLRVDFAENDKGADRNREQGRGGPGLATNVDAQKQVGSPATLGDATFYQPIGLPIAMTASSVMAGALGGSQTGQVNQNGLQNQSLIGNDPLTHHLANMSRSQLNQVISEMKMLSMQNKDLARQLLLVSPQLPKALFQAQIILGMVTPQMLQMPNLRQQTPNAAVPTPQPPMQHTIQGHRPPVQTLPGLPSFTPLSSVSQNPLAHNQFSAPLPLHPQQRPQLPNLNQMVPPSQNTVPAHSGPSTRISTRPQSLSGLPPVSSSSFRPVQAPPLQHPGHAGMKTTQNVNIQPTFQSRSIPSDPGYKVASSVPPASVEAIKKDTPVRAKTFRDTTLASRTNTLTNLPSVASLSDYKDSQDQMVRPSKVMKLNNERGTPFSSAGLATPSATAVASSSGAAGQSSSLEVQNMEKQAPQFPPDVDPALLQQVLNLTPEQLSSLPPEQQLQVIQLQQMLR from the exons ATGGCCTCTACTCAGCAACACCGTTGCGTCTTCG TTGGGAATATACCTTATGATGCAACTGAAGAACAGCTGATTCAAATTTGTGAAGAGGTCGGCCCCGTTGTTTCTTTCAG ATTGGTTATAGATCGTGACACTGGGAAGCCAAAAGGTTATGGATTTTGTGAGTATAAAGATGAAGAAACAGCACTCAGTGCTCGCCGTAATCTTCAGGGTTATGAGATTAATGGTCGGCAGTTGAGAGTAGATTTTGCTGAAAATGACAAAGGCGCTGATAGAAATCGTGAACAG GGTAGGGGTGGACCAGGACTGGCTACAAATGTGG ATGCTCAGAAGCAGGTAGGAAGCCCAGCTACCCTTGGAGATGCAACATTTTATCAGCCAATTGGCCTCCCAATAGCTATGACTGCTTCTTCTGTCATGGCAGGAGCTCTTGGTGGTTCTCAGACTGGTCAGGTAAATCAAAATGGTTTGCAGAATCAGTCACTTATTGGCAATGACCCTTTAACCCATCATCTAGCCAACATGTCCAGGAGTCAACTGAATCAAGTTATAAGTGAAATGAAG ATGCTTTCTATGCAAAACAAGGACCTTGCACGTCAACTTTTGCTTGTGAGCCCACAGCTTCCAAAAGCTCTTTTTCAG GCACAAATAATATTGGGGATGGTGACACCACAAATG TTGCAGATGCCAAATCTAAGGCAACAGACCCCAAATGCAGCTGTTCCAACACCACAGCCTCCAATGCAACATACCATCCAGGGACACCGTCCACCTGTTCAGACTCTTCCCGGGTTGCCCTCTTTCACTCCGTTATCCTCTGTGTCCCAGAATCCTTTGGCACACAACCAGTTCTCAGCACCCTTGCCACTTCATCCACAACAGCGACCTCAGTTACCAAATCTTAACCAGATGGTCCCACCATCACAAAATACAGTTCCTGCACATTCTGGGCCCTCAACACGAATCTCTACACGTCCACAATCTCTAAGTGGACTGCCACCTGTATCTTCCTCTTCATTTAGGCCTGTTCAAGCTCCACCATTGCAACATCCAGGACATGCTGGTATGAAAACCACTCAAAATGTAAACATTCAGCCTACCTTTCAAAGCCGTTCAATACCATCAGATCCCGGATATAAG GTTGCCTCTTCAGTACCCCCGGCTTCGGTGGAGGCTATTAAAAAGGACACTCCCGTACGTGCAAAAACATTCAGGGATACAACTTTGGCAAGTCGGACAAACACCTTGACGAACTTGCCTTCAGTAGCTTCGCTATCTGATTATAAAGATTCTCAAGATCAGATGGTTCGTCCTTCAAAAGTTATGAAGTTGAATAATGAAAGAGGTACTCCTTTCTCATCTGCTGGATTAGCTACACCAAGCGCCACTGCCGTTGCAAGTAGCTCTGGTGCAGCTGGTCAAAGCTCTAGCCTAGAAGTGCAGAATATGGAGAAACAAGCCCCACAG
- the LOC110796243 gene encoding cleavage stimulating factor 64 isoform X6: protein MTKALIEIVNRVGVDQDWLQMWVSLVSSSTVSAFRDAQKQVGSPATLGDATFYQPIGLPIAMTASSVMAGALGGSQTGQVNQNGLQNQSLIGNDPLTHHLANMSRSQLNQVISEMKMLSMQNKDLARQLLLVSPQLPKALFQAQIILGMVTPQMLQMPNLRQQTPNAAVPTPQPPMQHTIQGHRPPVQTLPGLPSFTPLSSVSQNPLAHNQFSAPLPLHPQQRPQLPNLNQMVPPSQNTVPAHSGPSTRISTRPQSLSGLPPVSSSSFRPVQAPPLQHPGHAGMKTTQNVNIQPTFQSRSIPSDPGYKVASSVPPASVEAIKKDTPVRAKTFRDTTLASRTNTLTNLPSVASLSDYKDSQDQMVRPSKVMKLNNERGTPFSSAGLATPSATAVASSSGAAGQSSSLEVQNMEKQAPQFPPDVDPALLQQVLNLTPEQLSSLPPEQQLQVIQLQQMLR from the exons ATGACAAAGGCGCTGATAGAAATCGTGAACAG GGTAGGGGTGGACCAGGACTGGCTACAAATGTGGGTTAGTTTAGTTTCTTCCTCAACTGTTTCAGCTTTTAGAG ATGCTCAGAAGCAGGTAGGAAGCCCAGCTACCCTTGGAGATGCAACATTTTATCAGCCAATTGGCCTCCCAATAGCTATGACTGCTTCTTCTGTCATGGCAGGAGCTCTTGGTGGTTCTCAGACTGGTCAGGTAAATCAAAATGGTTTGCAGAATCAGTCACTTATTGGCAATGACCCTTTAACCCATCATCTAGCCAACATGTCCAGGAGTCAACTGAATCAAGTTATAAGTGAAATGAAG ATGCTTTCTATGCAAAACAAGGACCTTGCACGTCAACTTTTGCTTGTGAGCCCACAGCTTCCAAAAGCTCTTTTTCAG GCACAAATAATATTGGGGATGGTGACACCACAAATG TTGCAGATGCCAAATCTAAGGCAACAGACCCCAAATGCAGCTGTTCCAACACCACAGCCTCCAATGCAACATACCATCCAGGGACACCGTCCACCTGTTCAGACTCTTCCCGGGTTGCCCTCTTTCACTCCGTTATCCTCTGTGTCCCAGAATCCTTTGGCACACAACCAGTTCTCAGCACCCTTGCCACTTCATCCACAACAGCGACCTCAGTTACCAAATCTTAACCAGATGGTCCCACCATCACAAAATACAGTTCCTGCACATTCTGGGCCCTCAACACGAATCTCTACACGTCCACAATCTCTAAGTGGACTGCCACCTGTATCTTCCTCTTCATTTAGGCCTGTTCAAGCTCCACCATTGCAACATCCAGGACATGCTGGTATGAAAACCACTCAAAATGTAAACATTCAGCCTACCTTTCAAAGCCGTTCAATACCATCAGATCCCGGATATAAG GTTGCCTCTTCAGTACCCCCGGCTTCGGTGGAGGCTATTAAAAAGGACACTCCCGTACGTGCAAAAACATTCAGGGATACAACTTTGGCAAGTCGGACAAACACCTTGACGAACTTGCCTTCAGTAGCTTCGCTATCTGATTATAAAGATTCTCAAGATCAGATGGTTCGTCCTTCAAAAGTTATGAAGTTGAATAATGAAAGAGGTACTCCTTTCTCATCTGCTGGATTAGCTACACCAAGCGCCACTGCCGTTGCAAGTAGCTCTGGTGCAGCTGGTCAAAGCTCTAGCCTAGAAGTGCAGAATATGGAGAAACAAGCCCCACAG